The Stomoxys calcitrans chromosome 3, idStoCalc2.1, whole genome shotgun sequence genome includes a region encoding these proteins:
- the LOC106083291 gene encoding sarcoplasmic calcium-binding protein, alpha chain has translation MAYSWDNRVDFVVRYMYDIDNNGVLDENDFQCMAVRACVVEGKGDCSANRLAEYKKLMQNLWVEISEIADDDKDGKISNKEFKDAVRKTCVGKKYSEFPQAMKAFIESNFKILDINSDGIVGIEEYRYNCITRMAVDDVAPIDKAFESLLNDGDKKVGGLNLDRYKELYAEFLGNTAENHPAVYLFGPL, from the exons ATATCGACAACAATGGCGTGCTCGACGAAAACGATTTCCAATGCATGGCCGTGAGAGCCTGTGTGGTTGAAGGCAAAGGCGACTGCAGTGCCAATCGTTTGGCCGAGTACAAGAAACTCATGCAGAACTTGTGGGTTGAAATTTCCGAAATTGCCGACGACGACAAG GATGGTAAAATTTCCAACAAGGAATTCAAAGATGCCGTGCGCAAGACTTGCGTTGGAAAGAAGTACAGCGAATTTCCCCAG GCCATGAAAGCATTTATTGAATCCAATTTCAAAATTCTCGACATCAACAGTGATGGCATTGTTGGTATTGAAGAATACCGTTACAATTGCATTACAAGAATGGCCGTTGACGATGTAGCGCCCATTGACAAAGCTTTTGAGTCCCTCTTGAAT GACGGCGATAAGAAAGTTGGTGGTCTTAATTTGGACCGTTACAAGGAGCTCTATGCCGAATTCTTGGGCAACACTGCCGAAAACCATCCAGCCGTATATCTCTTTGGCCCCCTATAA